The genomic segment GCTGGGATTGGCGATCAAACGTTCACCATCCCGAATCGCAAGAACCATGGCGCCACTGCGGCTTCCCAGTTCCAGTTCCTGAAGCGATCGGTGATGAACGGTCGTCAGCTGCCGTGGATCGCTGCTGAGCTGAAATTCCTCGATTTCATAGTCGGATCCCGCCAGGAGTTCCATGAAATTGACCGCCAGCGGACGCAGCGCCGATGCGGCCATCACACGGCCGCCGGCCACGTAGGGGCTGACCACAACGCTGGCACCGGCCAATCTCAGCTTGGATGATGCTTCGGCACTGTTGGCTCGGGCGATCAGCCGGCAGTCAGGTCGCAGATCCCTGGCACTCAGAATCACATAGAGATTGGAGGCATCCCCGGGCAGTGCCGCAACGAGGCTCCGGCACTGCTCCAGACCCGCATCAAGCAGGGTGTCGTCCATGGTGGCGTCGGCATGCACCACGTTCAAACCTCTGGTTTCCGCCACATCACGACGGTCTGGATCGGTTTCGATCACGACCAGTGGAATCGCCTCCTTCTGAAGCTGTGCTGCGATCTCCTGGCCCATGCGGCCATATCCGCAAAGGATGACGTGATCACGCATGCGCATCAGCGTTCGCTGGAAACGGAGTTCCCTCAGACGCCTGAAGTATCCCGATTCTGTCAGCCCCAGAACGCGTTGGATCGATAACTGCACCACCAGCAGTCCTCCAATCACGATCAGGACCGTGACCAGCCGTCCCTGCGGCGAGAGCGGTTCGATCTCGCCATAACCGATGGTGCTGATTGTGATCAGCACCATCCAGAGGCAGTCCCCCCAGTCCCATCCTTCCGTGATGCGGTATCCTGCTGCGCCGGCGACGATCACGGCGGTCATGGCGGCAAAGGGTCCGCGCCACGGCGCTGTCAGGGTCTGGAGATGTCGCCTCGCCTGATTCTTTCGCCATGGCCGCGACATCGTTGGACTCAGAAGCCGAGGGCTTTGAGCACCTCATCCTCTTGAAGCGTCGTCAGCTCTGAAGCAGTTCCGAGGCAGCGCAAGTCGCTCCTTTCAGGCAGCAGGCCTGGTTCGGCACCGAGAGCGACAAGGGGGGTGCCGCTGAACACCGTCAAAATCTGGGTAATCGGACAACTGGTCAGCACGACATCCGCACAGGCCACGGCAGCGGCTCTGCGGATCAGGGGCAGACCCGCCGGGAGTCGGTCGCAGCGCAGGGTGGCGAGGCGCGTTTGGATGGCGCTCGGCAGTTCGATCCAGTGTTCCTCCGGCCAATCGGTGGCGCCTCCCTGGGGAGCCATCAGCAGCAATGGACCATCTCCTTCGGGATGGTCTGAGCGAACCTGATCGAGCACCGGCTGCGGAAGGGTGAGTCGGAAAGCATCTGCATCAAGGGACACCCCAAGCGGCTCCAGCCAGGGGGCCAGGCGTTGGGCCGACCAGCCAGGTCCATCGACGACGCGCTCGGTGGAGGAGAAACCCGTGCGTCCGATCCTGGTCATGATGCGGCTCATCGAGAGCATCAGGTTCACCTGGCGTCCTTCGACGAAATTCAGGCAGATCTGGAAATCGGGTTCTCGGATCGATCCAAGCAGATTGGCCCAGTCGGCCAGGGCTGGATCGTTGTCAAAGTCGATCGGGATCAGTTTGTCCAGGGCTGGAAGCAGCATCCAGGCTTCCCGGCAGGCCGGGGAACAGGCCACCTGGAGGCTGGCTCCCAGCGTGCGGCAGAGGCTCGCGAGGGCCGGCATGCGAACCAATTGATCCGATAGCGGCCCCGGGCTGAGGGCAAGAACTCGCATCAGACCGCCCCCCGAAAGCGTTTCAACTGATTTTATGGAGGTCGTATCCCCCTGCCTGCGGCAGGAGTCGCTTGTGCATCTGTTGATCGCCGCCGCCGGCAGCGGTCGGCGTATGGGAGCGGATCGCAACAAATTGCTGCTGCCGCTTGCCGGCCGTCCGCTGATCGCCTGGACACTTGAGGCGGCGCTGAGGGCAGAGCGGATCTCCTGGATCGGACTGGTCGGGCAGGAGGTGGATCGCCCCGCGATTCTCTCGCTGGTCGAGAACGCCCAGAAAACCGTCGTGTGGATTCAGGGAGGTGACACCCGCCAGGAATCCGTGCTGCGTGGTCTCGATGCTCTGCCTCCGCAGGCCAACCACGTTCTGATCCATGACGGAGCTCGTTGTCTGGCGGAGCCTGATCTGTTCGATCGCTGTGCCGCAGCCCTCGAGCAGGGTGCTGCCCTCATTGCGGCCACACCCGTCACCGACACGATCAAGAGGGTGGATGCTGATGGCCTGATCGTGGAGACCCCGCTGCGATCTGAGCTGTGGGCCGCTCAGACGCCCCAGGGCTTTGTGGTCAACCAACTCCGCCAGGGCCATGCCGAGGCCCTGAACCAGGGTTGGAGTGTCACCGACGATGCTTCGCTTTACGAACGACTCGGCTGGCCGGTCCGCGTGCTCGATGCGGGGCCTTCCAACATCAAAGTGACGACGCCATTCGATCTCACCGTTGCCGAAGCCGTGCTGGCTCTCAGGCGACCAGGCTGAGTTGGCCCGTGTCTCCGTCGAGGCGCGCCAGCCGTCCCATCGGCAGGGCTGCATTGCCGGCGCCATGGCCAATGGGCAGGTTCAGGACCCTTGGGATGCCCAGGTCGTCGGTGCGTTCCTTCAACACCTGATCAAGGCTAAAACACCAGTTCTGCGGACGGTCCTCGTCACAGCAATCCAGGAATTGTCCGAAACCGATTCCGGCCAGACCCTTCAGGGCTCCACAGAGTCGCCAGTGCGTGAGCATGCGATCGATGCGATAGGGAGCTTCACCAACGTCTTCCAGGATGAGAAGTGCTCCCTTGAGATCGGGAACGTGGCCGGATCCCAGGAGATGGGTGGCCACAGTCAGATTGGCAACCACCAGAGGACCGGTTGACTGGCCTCCGCCGAGCCCGACTCCGTTGAGGTCACTGACGGGTTCGCCGAACAGGAGTTGACGCAGACGTTCCTGGCTCCAATCCGGTTCCGCTGCCAGGGTCGTGAGCAGAGGTCCATGGATGCCTCCGTCATACCCGGCGGCAAGACGGCTCCAGAGCAGAGCCGTGACATCGGAGAAACCAAGCAGCCAACCTGGCCGCCAGGGAAGATCCGACTCCAGCAGGCGAGCTGCTCCCCAGCCACCCCTGGCACAGGCGAAAAGCGCTGCCGATTCCGGTGTCAGAAGATCGCTGCGGCGGTCAGCATCGCTGCCGGCCAGGTAGCCCCAGTGTCGTCCAACGACGTCGGAACCCAGGCAGATCAACCCCCAGCTCTCCAGCACAGCCAGCCCCTGCAGCAGACGTTCGTTGTCGGGGATGGCGGAGCTGGCTGCCACGGTGGCCACGGTGGCGCCTTTGGTCAGCGCTGGGGCTGGGATCAGCGGCTTCATCAGGCGAGGCGACCCAGGACAAAGCCCAGCAGAAGCAGGCTGCCGAGCTGCACCTGTCGACTGAAATGTCGACCGAAGAGAGCCATCGAGGCCTGCTCGCCCTCCAGGGGGCTGCAGCTGAGCTGCATCAGCACACTGGCCGCAAGCCAGAACGGCCAGACGCTCCAGTTCATGCCGGCGCTCATCGCTGCGATGCCAAGCAGCACACTCACGGCCCCGTAACTGAGTCTCACGGTCGTCACAGCGGCTTCTCCGAGGGTGAGGGCACTGCTCCTCAGGCCGAGGGCCGCATCGTCGCGACGGTCAGCCATCGCGTAGACCGTGTCGAAGCCGAAGGTCCAGATCATGGTGGCAAGCCAGGTGCTGAACAGTCCCCAGCTGAAGCTGATCTGTGTTTCCGCTGCTGCCCAGGGGATCAGTACGGCAAACC from the Synechococcus sp. KORDI-100 genome contains:
- a CDS encoding TrkA family potassium uptake protein, translating into MSRPWRKNQARRHLQTLTAPWRGPFAAMTAVIVAGAAGYRITEGWDWGDCLWMVLITISTIGYGEIEPLSPQGRLVTVLIVIGGLLVVQLSIQRVLGLTESGYFRRLRELRFQRTLMRMRDHVILCGYGRMGQEIAAQLQKEAIPLVVIETDPDRRDVAETRGLNVVHADATMDDTLLDAGLEQCRSLVAALPGDASNLYVILSARDLRPDCRLIARANSAEASSKLRLAGASVVVSPYVAGGRVMAASALRPLAVNFMELLAGSDYEIEEFQLSSDPRQLTTVHHRSLQELELGSRSGAMVLAIRDGERLIANPSSDVQLGPGQLLIVLGSKEQLAVFQGLLGEAVITVDNMPA
- a CDS encoding glycosyltransferase family 9 protein, encoding MRVLALSPGPLSDQLVRMPALASLCRTLGASLQVACSPACREAWMLLPALDKLIPIDFDNDPALADWANLLGSIREPDFQICLNFVEGRQVNLMLSMSRIMTRIGRTGFSSTERVVDGPGWSAQRLAPWLEPLGVSLDADAFRLTLPQPVLDQVRSDHPEGDGPLLLMAPQGGATDWPEEHWIELPSAIQTRLATLRCDRLPAGLPLIRRAAAVACADVVLTSCPITQILTVFSGTPLVALGAEPGLLPERSDLRCLGTASELTTLQEDEVLKALGF
- the ispD gene encoding 2-C-methyl-D-erythritol 4-phosphate cytidylyltransferase produces the protein MHLLIAAAGSGRRMGADRNKLLLPLAGRPLIAWTLEAALRAERISWIGLVGQEVDRPAILSLVENAQKTVVWIQGGDTRQESVLRGLDALPPQANHVLIHDGARCLAEPDLFDRCAAALEQGAALIAATPVTDTIKRVDADGLIVETPLRSELWAAQTPQGFVVNQLRQGHAEALNQGWSVTDDASLYERLGWPVRVLDAGPSNIKVTTPFDLTVAEAVLALRRPG
- a CDS encoding LD-carboxypeptidase; translated protein: MKPLIPAPALTKGATVATVAASSAIPDNERLLQGLAVLESWGLICLGSDVVGRHWGYLAGSDADRRSDLLTPESAALFACARGGWGAARLLESDLPWRPGWLLGFSDVTALLWSRLAAGYDGGIHGPLLTTLAAEPDWSQERLRQLLFGEPVSDLNGVGLGGGQSTGPLVVANLTVATHLLGSGHVPDLKGALLILEDVGEAPYRIDRMLTHWRLCGALKGLAGIGFGQFLDCCDEDRPQNWCFSLDQVLKERTDDLGIPRVLNLPIGHGAGNAALPMGRLARLDGDTGQLSLVA